The segment TCTACTTGTTCATTATGtaaacttttttttcttattccacccatatcattattattatcatatttttttgaagtaaaataatttttattagacAATAtagacatattttttttcattgatATTGTAGAAACATAAGAACTTTTTATAGGATCTTTTAATGGTGAATTATTTGATATTAATCCATTAAATAAAGCTGCTgccattttttctttttcggttaattcttttttattatttgctACAGTATTAATATTTCCTTTAATTTTCCAATTATAAACATTTGTCTTATTATTTAtcttattatgataattatcaCTTGGAAATCTATTAAATTCTTTTGAATAATgaatatctttattatcatcaaatCGTTCATAATTTTGTTCATTGTAATCATCAACATTAACATTATCAGTACGCTtctcattttcattttcttcattaataaaaacattatttctattatattGTTCCTCTTCATGATAATCATCGTCATCATGGTTTTCATCCTCATCATCATCACTTTCATCGACATATTCTTCATtctcttcttcatcatcttcatattcttcatcatcttcatattcttcatcctcttcatcatcatcgtcaTATTCGTCTTCATCGtcttcttcatcataataattactGCAAAAACTATTCATACCTCTGTCCTTTTGTGTGTTCACGATATTATGTAACTTAATATCTTCCTCTGTTtgatttatatcatttttaattccTTTATTAAAATCAGCAGCCTCTTCTCTTTGTacactttttttcttttttttcttcttcactttgtctttatttattacctcactattattttgattaccatcaatatgattattattattattattattgttgttgttgttgttgttgttgttgttgtcgttttggtttttttcattttttttatttttattattttttttgcctgatttcttctttttcttcttcttttccATATCCCTCTTTTCAATTGCATCCGTATCATCATTTTGTCCTTggtctatattatatacttcttttttccattttttggGTCCCATaacatttaatttatatatttttcccttATCCTTCATTGTCGATGCTTGCTCATCTGTTGCTGACATAGGAACAACAGCATCCTCCTGGTAATTATAGttcttttcatatataggtatattattagatgatatattataattatctgaacttaatttattattaagtgGTAATTCATAAGGAGTAAAATTCAATACGGGGTTCGTACTCTTTATGGATTCATCATGctgttcattttttcttaaatcttttgaaatatatgaCTTCCCTCCACTTCTTAAATGCTCTTCTATATATGGATTTAGAAATGATAAGGTTTCATCAataactattttttttttagtatttCTTAGAGAAAAAACGTTATTCATTAAAATAggattatttaatattaaatcgTATTCATAACATCTTTGTTGTAAGTCTGTTATTTtgctatttttatatttatcaattattttttttgctaCTACATGATCTCTTATATTATTCCTTGAACATAGTTTAAAAATAGCTGTTATTAAGCATGATTTAACTCTGTCAGGATTactaaaatttttttctaaacaTTCACATAATAAATCTATAATATCTTCTGTACTATAATTTTCAATATCACACAAATGACTATATTCTCCTATGACCCAGCAAATTATTTGCATTAATATGAATGGAATGTTCTCATTACTTTCTAATAAtctaatatatgtatttacaGCATATTTTCTGAGATTGTATATATCGtcattcattttgtttttcttctttttctgtAAATCTATTTGCATATCTGAGTTGTTTACATCATcgttcttattttttttttgttcatgttTAATATCATCATTACTGATTATATTACTgctcatattattataattactatgattattattattattattattattattattgttattatcacTACTAATATTAACATCACCATTATTGTCATTACTAATATtaacatcatcatcatcatcattattattattattattcatttcataatttttttggttGTTCATATGCGCCTGGTtcaatttttcattattctcaatatttatttttaattgttcCATTGTACCTTCTTTCTGTTCTTTCATATAAGTTTTTATGTGTTCCTTATTTGGCAAATTCAAACAttccatatttatattaccatTTGATgcacttttatatttacttgTATTTATTTCGTCATCCCCTGAATCTGACTCGGCACATATAGAACTATCCTTTAATAATTTGATAAGAGAATAAGAATAACTCTCATCTAATAATTCACCAACTGATAAAAATAAggtattaattttattcaaAAACCAAATATCATCAGGTGTATATCTTTCTATAAGTTCAATAATTTTACATGCTAAATCATGTTTAAAATGAATATCCACAGAATTCTTCATATGGAATATTAATTTCTCTACAATCACTTGAACATTCAATGGGTTTGtcatttcatataataaatctagcgtttttatttttagagTTTCATCCTTATCTTCTAAACAATCAACTACAGCCAATTGATGCTCAGTTGCATATAAAGGATTAATTTTTACAATTAAAGCTAGCCCCGTTACTCcaacatattttaaattatgatTATCTGATGAAATAAATCTAGATATAGATAAAGATGCTAATTCTAATAAATGATGTGAAGGATATATTGTAGCTATCGTTTTCAcacattcatatattatagcATATCCAACATTAATTCCGAAATCAGCCCTCTGCATTGTTTTTTGTAATACTTCATACATTTGTTctgataattttttatttgaatatcCTAAAATACGAAAAATTgacaaaatttttatttgaatccATGGTGCTGGAATTCTATGATAATCATAATCTTTTGGTAACTTATTTTCACATATTTGCTTAAGAATAGAAACCAAATATGGTACTAACTTAATACTATATATCATATCATTCTTAGCTATAGAATGTATTAAATTTAATGAAGCACCCATCACTGATGGGTCTACAtcacataataatttttttaaatatatatcaatatcttttattaatgatggttcaataatatacattttatgtaATAACATACAAACCTTTTTTCTTATCAATTCATTCTtatgatttaataaatcTTGTATTACTGGAAATATAGCAGGTatcatttcattatttaataatttacataCACAACTTAAAGCTGCCCATATTTCCAAATAATTATCACTTTTTAAATCTTTCTGTATagtattaattaataataacattaatTCATGATctttatgtaaaaataagtTGCATGATAAATAACCTGTCCTCTTACACAATATGTTCTTCTCATGAGCTAATTTCACTGCATGAATATGAGCAAAGGAGGCATCATGTCCGAgcatttctatatatatagctcgtattaaatattcttttatttgtttctaAAAAattggagaaaaaaaaaaataaatatatttatctatatcTTGCATAAGATATATAGCACacaataagaaaataatataatatatatatatatatatatatttattcatttatatattcttcttaGTAACATACTACAGACGTATTAGGGTCTGAAAACCTCGATTTCAATAAAATTATCTCATTGCATATTATTCTATCTTCCTCCTATAACaaattaaacaaataaataaacaaataaataaacaaataaataaacaaataaataaacaaataaataaacatatatatatataaaataaaataaaaaattaaaataattatcatacacaataaatataagatgtacaataatataaattgagataattattatataatataaaaatgtacaaattaaattacaaaatgatatatttaaattctttttatttttttacttgTTTTGAACGAGCTTCTCCAATTGATTTTGCTAAATCAAAAAATTCTTTTGATAAACATGACCCACCTAATCCAAGCATTTtctattcatttattttttatatctatatgttgtaatattaaaatatacttttatatattatttttatctattttttttttttttttttttcgttagCTGTCTTGATCAAatttgatataatatatatgtatatttatatattatatgtatacataattagaaaatatattttttgcatATTAAAagttttcttttcttttattttatttcattttattgtattattattatttttttctctcttTTTTTACAAGAACCcaacaaataaacaaaaaaaaaaaaaaaaaaattatattaaaaatatatatatatatataataaattcaaAAGAACTTTtaaaattcaaaaatatttataacttcataagaaaaatgatatgaatgtataaaaaataattattatatatataaatgttcaaTGACTTAAAATCAGAGAACAAATTTATAAGTGTAAAGTCATTAATGACCTatgtatttcatatataattaaaaaataatatatatatatatatatatatatatataaatatatacaatcaaaatatataatataaatactcatattcataaatatatgtatatgtaataatatattataaccaTTTCAGAATACGATacctttatattttaattaatatttataaaataaaaaaaaaaaaattttataatacataatttttaataatattattatacacggagaaaaaaaaaaaaaaaaaaaaaacatatatatttatatatatatatatttatttaaatttgcACATTcgaaaagatataaaaaaaaaaaaaaaaaaaatttaagtaTTTCAAAAttagataataaatattatacatatctatatctactatatattttaataaataatatatattaaaattttacattttttaaggataaatttaaaattttaataatatctaaataaatattttaactctttttattaaaaaaaaaaaaaaaaaaaatgaaaaaataaggCTTTTCTAATTAATCTATGTCCTTTCTACTAAGTATCCAATATTagatgatatattaataaataataattttccaCCTTTCATAAggtttaatataaatatacgaAATAATTagtgttcatttttttttctttttctttttataattgttggttagatataataatggttcccatataaaaaaaaaaaaaccatgtatgtaatataaatcatGATCTTAGAAACTTATTAGgattatatatctatttatatagatataatttttttttgactcATTCTAAATAAtgacatataaatatacacacatacGTAAGTATATTAACAactatattaataaaatatgtgacatatatatatatatatatatatatatatatatatatatatcattataatatttataatttttacaaggcatattaatgatacataaaaatattcaaaattttatgttcatatattaaaagtttctttccttttttttcataaaaaatataaataagttattttatttaaaattatattataaatatagttacatgtttttttttttttaagaaaacCACAAAGACTCTTTGTccttgtacatatatttttatgtttatgtcCTATATTCATTAATGGATAATTTCCCCTAAAAATGTTATCTtcctattatttatattaaccAGTATCATTTTACATTATTAAGATTGTGTAAGTACACTATGTCTCAAagtttcaatatatatataaaggtatagatttatatttaattttttcaaaacaTTAAATTGTGACTATAAAATAACatagaatattatatatatatatatatatatatatatatagcctttattttatgtattacaattttgttcttttcttattcaatattattatataaaatctaTTAACCCGATTAGTTGTGctgtaaaaaatttatacagTAAAAGttgacttttttttttttttattttcaatttGAGTAatcgtatatatatatatatatatatatatatatatatatatattttatatttgtatagatctatttgtttttctaaaagaaaaaaagatgaaCTATCTAaaattgtttctttttttatttttggtgAATATACTCAACATTTATGGGACTCCCTTATTCTATAACAAAAATCTTGAGAAATGGAATAAGGAACTTTTGAAAATTTCCAAAAAAGAATACAACAGTCTGAATGAATTAAATGAACTTACAGACAGAAAAAATTGTGGAAAATCACTAAAACATTTGGCAGGACTCATTTTAGATAAGTCAGATAAAGAAGCTAAATTAATCATAGAAGgatctattatttttaataaattaattttaaaacttgggaatataaaagaaaaagaaataaaagttaatgatattatattaccTATAGAAACATTGtcaaataaatgtattaacATACGAGTAGCCAAATCAAACGATTCTACAATTTTGTGTTTAGCAAATAAGGTTCTGAGGAATTTCTGGGCCAATTCAATAACGGATGCTGTTTTATGTAACATGACGAATGTTCAAGGGAAATTACCAGAATAtgattatacaaaaaatgataatgataatgataaagataatgatgaagataatgatgaagataatgatgaagataatgaaatggatatgaaagaaaaagagGCGAATTCACAAAAtacaaaagtaaaaaaaataaatgagaaaaaaaaaaaaattattaacgAAGAATTTGACGATGAACaagaaaaagaacaaaaaggATTAAAACTACGAATAGCAAAAAGTAAATATGGTCAAcctaatataaaaattaatgagAAAAGTCttgaagatataaaaaaagatcaGTTACTGAAAAATTCATCCaggtattaaatatatataatatatatatatatatatatatatatattcataaacattattttttattctttaggAATGAACAAGAAGCAATAAATttacaaaaagaaaacagCGAAGAAGATAGTGAAAAATATTCCGATATGGAATGATTcaataattgttttttttctttttgtttttgttttttttttttgatatacaTGAAATAGTACTATGCTGAAAGAaagcaaaatatatatgtagcaTGTTTGtgttaaattatatgtatatgtgatttgtttattattttgtaattttttttttttttttttttttttttgaatggTCCCCATAAAATGtttaaatacacatatacatataatatgtatatattacaacATTTCCTATAATTTAAgggaataataaaattgtcTTATTTGCTCATCACTAACGTAGTCAAAAATGAttcttaaaaatttataagaaCCAAAAGGAGAAAgaaattcattatttatagaaGCACAATTACCTATACATGTTATAGGGTCTAAGCATGCTTGGGTTATACCTACTTTTGTAgagttaataaaaaatgtttgtTCATAATTTCGACACGTCgttgttattaatatatttttatttaattcattttgtaaattatatCCGCAACCACAAAATGTTGAATATGATTTGTTTGCATTTCTTATATGAACATTATCAAAATCAGAAACATTATTGTTGtacttattaatttttttatcatagctattacataataaatcatcatcatcatcatcattattattattattcttttcttttgtaATACTATCTACCTTCATATATTCATTCAATAAACTGAATCCATTTAAAGTGTCAGAAATACTTGTAAAACTATCCTCCAAACTTAATTgttcttcatatatatattcattctgGAGATTTATTAAAACACCTATCGATAAATCAAAACcatttatacatatgtgaGAATTTCCATTTGTCCCTCCTACTAAACAATGATAACCTAACTTGTTAATGTGAGTTAAGTTAATTACAGCTAAAATGGTCCAATGGTGTTCAggcaatattatataattcttcaaATGTATATTTAGATTGTTGCTTTGTTCATTTAtactattaaaataatataatttcctATTTTTGATAGATATAAGAGATACGGAATAATAATAGTTTTTCACCTGTTCAAttggatatatatgtacatcaTAATTTTctgtaatataaaaatggagATATTTTCCTTCAGAACAATTATGATCGTAAGAATTACACAAAGAAGTATCATTTGatgaatatgaaatattatttttatttttggatTCAAAATATgggaataaaaaatgaattatataatgcAAATTATAAGATTCGTAAGATGtttcattaaataatttagaaaaagtataaaattcatataatactTCATTCATTGACAAAggtttatttaaaatttttaaaaaacatatataaggaaatggatttataaataaactactattacatatatatttaatattatcaaatgAACAGAATGTATGATAACCTTTAAATTTcccatttaaaaaataatattgacCTTGTAAAGTTCCAATAACATTAAGATAATACCATCctcttttcatattttttatgctATATCCAGaagaatgataaaataataaatttcctTTAGAAGTATAATTTTGAATACTACCTAAAAGCATATCATCACTAAAAATACAAACATGAATATCTTTTTTTCCAGCTATTAATGAAGAATAAGAAATACTTTTTTCTATTGGTAAAAATATCCAAGCACAAATAGAATATCCTAATGTCTTTTgtaattcattatatatagataaagatggggaaataattaaattataaaattttgataAATCACAAGCAAGACCAAAATTatgagaaaatatatttatcccATAAATTTTTGGTACATCTTGCCTtcctataattttttttacatatacattGTAGCCATAAtgatctttattttttatatgaattattcTACAATCAATAGAAGAAtagttatttattatattatcatcgttattataatttatatatatatttttttttttaaccatGTCAacatttttacttttttcctCTTGCCAACATGAAATATTTTGATTACTATTATGATGTATAATATGTTTCTTTGTACCTTCAGAAAagtcattatatttatcacaaatatcttcataataattcatattagataaattaatattatttttatatatgtcaaaaaattttaattggtatatttttaacatataatttGAATCATTTATAAATGGTATAACtctatttgtatattttgatgactgaataaaatttattaaaaatattatttctgCAGGTTTGGTTTCCCGAACATCTATTCCTTCAattacaaaattattataattataataattataattattattattattattattattatcatcttgtATCTTTATGTTATCACCTAACATttctttacattttatattttttataattttatatctacattttatttcttctttatttaaaaaattaaaaattttaaaagaagaacagatacctatattattattaccaaaACAAGAGTTACCAAAAAGACAAATTTCAAATGTTTTTtgcatatttaatatttcatgtgaaataaaacttatatattttccattGATATAATAA is part of the Plasmodium falciparum 3D7 genome assembly, chromosome: 9 genome and harbors:
- a CDS encoding AP-4 complex subunit epsilon, putative, whose amino-acid sequence is MLGLGGSCLSKEFFDLAKSIGEARSKQEEDRIICNEIILLKSRFSDPNTSVKQIKEYLIRAIYIEMLGHDASFAHIHAVKLAHEKNILCKRTGYLSCNLFLHKDHELMLLLINTIQKDLKSDNYLEIWAALSCVCKLLNNEMIPAIFPVIQDLLNHKNELIRKKVCMLLHKMYIIEPSLIKDIDIYLKKLLCDVDPSVMGASLNLIHSIAKNDMIYSIKLVPYLVSILKQICENKLPKDYDYHRIPAPWIQIKILSIFRILGYSNKKLSEQMYEVLQKTMQRADFGINVGYAIIYECVKTIATIYPSHHLLELASLSISRFISSDNHNLKYVGVTGLALIVKINPLYATEHQLAVVDCLEDKDETLKIKTLDLLYEMTNPLNVQVIVEKLIFHMKNSVDIHFKHDLACKIIELIERYTPDDIWFLNKINTLFLSVGELLDESYSYSLIKLLKDSSICAESDSGDDEINTSKYKSASNGNINMECLNLPNKEHIKTYMKEQKEGTMEQLKINIENNEKLNQAHMNNQKNYEMNNNNNNDDDDDVNISNDNNGDVNISSDNNNNNNNNNNNNHSNYNNMSSNIISNDDIKHEQKKNKNDDVNNSDMQIDLQKKKKNKMNDDIYNLRKYAVNTYIRLLESNENIPFILMQIICWVIGEYSHLCDIENYSTEDIIDLLCECLEKNFSNPDRVKSCLITAIFKLCSRNNIRDHVVAKKIIDKYKNSKITDLQQRCYEYDLILNNPILMNNVFSLRNTKKKIVIDETLSFLNPYIEEHLRSGGKSYISKDLRKNEQHDESIKSTNPVLNFTPYELPLNNKLSSDNYNISSNNIPIYEKNYNYQEDAVVPMSATDEQASTMKDKGKIYKLNVMGPKKWKKEVYNIDQGQNDDTDAIEKRDMEKKKKKKKSGKKNNKNKKNEKNQNDNNNNNNNNNNNNNNNNHIDGNQNNSEVINKDKVKKKKKKKSVQREEAADFNKGIKNDINQTEEDIKLHNIVNTQKDRGMNSFCSNYYDEEDDEDEYDDDDEEDEEYEDDEEYEDDEEENEEYVDESDDDEDENHDDDDYHEEEQYNRNNVFINEENENEKRTDNVNVDDYNEQNYERFDDNKDIHYSKEFNRFPSDNYHNKINNKTNVYNWKIKGNINTVANNKKELTEKEKMAAALFNGLISNNSPLKDPIKSSYVSTISMKKNMSILSNKNYFTSKKYDNNNDMGGIRKKSLHNEQVENRDVTKMKVNEKGNNNNNNDGCTNKLVDINVDNSDHLNEITKNKKNKGDQFDMIDLNELPKKIDPTKSSDINIEEEKKLWDKITTKKKAVFINSTNLNILQTLKKIENNINTNVIEVSKMDSLISCFYNNTKVLIKIKIEDNKLIFLVKSNENSIIDNVFDVLKNLFHI
- a CDS encoding PH domain-containing protein, putative, whose amino-acid sequence is MNYLKLFLFLFLVNILNIYGTPLFYNKNLEKWNKELLKISKKEYNSLNELNELTDRKNCGKSLKHLAGLILDKSDKEAKLIIEGSIIFNKLILKLGNIKEKEIKVNDIILPIETLSNKCINIRVAKSNDSTILCLANKVLRNFWANSITDAVLCNMTNVQGKLPEYDYTKNDNDNDKDNDEDNDEDNDEDNEMDMKEKEANSQNTKVKKINEKKKKIINEEFDDEQEKEQKGLKLRIAKSKYGQPNIKINEKSLEDIKKDQLLKNSSRNEQEAINLQKENSEEDSEKYSDME